Proteins from a genomic interval of Perognathus longimembris pacificus isolate PPM17 chromosome 14, ASM2315922v1, whole genome shotgun sequence:
- the Thtpa gene encoding thiamine-triphosphatase, with product MARGVIEVERKFVPGPGTEARLRELGGTLAHRRTFRDTYYDTAELRLMRADRWLRRREGRGWELKCPGGAGLPGPHTEYLELTSEPAIVARLRELLGPGAPDAGRVAAALGPLGLREVASFVTERSAWELAPAGAEAGPPLRVDLDTADFGYAVGEVEALVPEAAQVPGALDRILGLCGLLGVPTQERAPAKLIVYLQRFRPDDYQRLLEPTVPERPPGTTHSDSSLNEGVAS from the exons ATGGCCCGCGGCGTGATCGAGGTGGAGCGGAAGTTCGTGCCGGGGCCGGGCACCGAGGCGCGCCTGCGGGAGCTGGGGGGCACCCTGGCCCACCGGCGGACCTTCCGGGACACCTACTACGACACGGCGGAGCTGCGCCTGATGCGCGCGGACCGCTGGCTGCGGCGGCGCGAGGGCCGCGGCTGGGAGCTCAAGTGCCCCGGCGGCGCGGGCCTGCCGGGCCCGCACACCGAGTACCTGGAGCTCACGTCCGAGCCCGCCATCGTGGCCCGGCTCCGGGAGCTGCTGGGGCCCGGCGCGCCGGACGCCGGGCGCGTGGCCGCGGCGCTGGGCCCGCTGGGGCTGCGGGAGGTCGCCAGCTTCGTGACGGAGCGCAGCGCCTGGGAGCTGGCGCCCGCGGGCGCCGAGGCCGGCCCGCCGCTCAGGGTCGACCTGGACACGGCCGACTTCGGCTACGCCGTGGGCGAGGTCGAGGCCCTGGTGCCGGAGGCGGCCCAGGTCCCCGGCGCCCTGGACCGGATCCTCGGCCTCTGCGGCCTGCTCG GTGTACCAACCCAGGAGAGAGCCCCCGCCAAGCTCATCGTGTACCTACAGCGCTTCCGGCCTGACGATTACCAGCGCCTGCTAGAACCCACGGTTCCAGAGAGGCCACCGGGCACGACGCACTCCGACAGCAGCCTGAACGAGGGCGTCGCTTCCTAG
- the Jph4 gene encoding LOW QUALITY PROTEIN: junctophilin-4 (The sequence of the model RefSeq protein was modified relative to this genomic sequence to represent the inferred CDS: inserted 1 base in 1 codon; deleted 12 bases in 11 codons) yields MSPGGKFDFDDGGCYVGGWEAGRAHGYGVCTGPGAQGEYSGRWAHGFESLGVFAGPGGHSYRGHWRQGKREGLGVERKSRWTYRGEWLGGLKGRSGVWESASGLRYAGLWKDGFQDGYGTETYSDGGTYQGQWQSGKRHGYGVRQSVPYHQAALLRSPRRTSLDSGPSDPPTPPPPPPLPGDEGGSPASGSRGGFVLAGPGDPDGAASRKRAPAAGGFFRRSLLLSGLRAGGRRGSLGSKRGSLRGEAGGEAAAARGPRAPRPAGPPAPAPPALIEGSATEVYAGEWRADRRSGFGVSQRSNGLRYEGEWLGNRRHGYGRTTRPDGSREEGKYKRNRLVHGGRVRSLLPLALRRGKVKEKVDRAVEGARRAVSAARQRQEIAAARAAEALLKAVAASGVAEKAAEXARMAKLIAQDLQPMLEAPGRRPRHDSEGSDTEPLEEDSPGVYENGLTPSEGSPEPPGSPVSSPRPWRPPACRSPLPPGGDWGPFSSPRRGPRSGGGPGGPAEELAGYEAEDEAGVQGLGAPGRLPLLGGCSDSSGSLREEEGEDEEPLPKPRAPGGSESTPVTTPVLRGPSSRGPDAGCPAEDLEEPAPTERPAQPALPTPLVVGAVALLDLSLAFLFSQLLT; encoded by the exons ATGTCCCCCGGGGGCAAGTTCGACTTTGACGACGGGGGCTGCTACGTGgggggctgggaggcggggcgggcCCATGGCTACGGCGTGTGCACG GGCCCCGGCGCCCAGGGCGAGTACAGCGGCCGCTGGGCGCACGGCTTCGAGTCGCTGGGCGTCTTCGCGGGGCCCGGCGGGCACAGCTACCGCGGCCACTGGCGGCAG GGCAAGCGCGAGGGGCTGGGCGTGGAGCGCAAGAGCCGCTGGACGTACCGCGGCGAGTGGCTGGGCGGGCTGAAGGGGCGCAGCGGCGTGTGGGAGAGCGCGTCGGGCCTGCGCTACGCGGGGCTCTGGAAGGACGGCTTCCAGGACGGCTACGGCACCGAGACCTACTCCGACGGAG gcacCTACCAGGGCCAGTGGCAG TCCGGGAAGCGCCATGGCTACGGCGTGCGCCAGAGCGTGCCCTAC CACCAGGCCGCGCTGCTGCGCTCCCCGCGCCGCACCTCGCTGGACTCGGGCCCCAGCGACCCcccgacgccgccgccgccgccgccgctgcccggGGACGAGGGGGGCAGCCCGGCCTCGGGCTCGCGCGGCGGCTTCGTGCTG GCCGGGCCCGGGGACCCCGACGGCGCGGCCTCGCGGAAGCGCGCGCCGGCCGCGGGC GGCTTCTTCCGCCGCTCGCTGCTGCTGAGCGGGCTCCGGGCCGGCGGGCGCCGCGGCTCCCTGGGCAGCAAGCGCGGCTCCCTGCGCGGCGAGGCGGGcggcgaggcggcggcggcgcggggcccccGGGCCCCGAGGCCGGCGGggccccccgcgcccgcgccgcccgcgctcaTCGAGGGCTCGGCCACCGAGGTGTACGCCGGCGAGTGGCGCGCCGACCGGCGCAGCGGCTTCGGCGTGAGCCAGCGCTCCAACGGGCTGCGCTACGAGGGCGAGTGGCTGGGC AACCGGCGGCACGGCTACGGGCGCACCACCCGCCCCGACGGCTCGCGCGAGGAGGGCAAGTACAAGCGCAACCGCCTGGTGCACGGAGGGCGCGTCCGCAGCCTCCTGCCCCTGGCCCTCAGGCGGGGCAAAGTCAAGGAGAAGGTGGACCGGGCCGTCGAGGGGGCCCGGCGCGCCGTGAGCGCCGCCCGCCAGCGCCAGGAAATCGCCGCCGCCAG GGCCGCCGAAGCCCTCCTGAAGGCCGTGGCCGCCAGCGGCGTCGCCGAGAAGGCCGCGG CCGCGCGCATGGCCAAGCTGATAGCCCAGGACCTGCAGCCCATGCTCGAggccccag GGCGCAGACCCCGGCACGACTCGGAAGGCTCCGACACCGAGCCCTTGGAGGAGGACAGCCCCGGGGTGTATGAGAAC GGACTGACGCCCTCCGAGGGCTCCCCCGAGCCGCCCGGCAGCCCCgtctcctcc ccccgcccctggcGGCCCCCGGCCTGCCGCAGCCCACTGCCTCCCGGGGGAGACTGGGGCCCCTTCTCCAGCCCGCGGCGTGGCccgaggagtgggggggggcccggggggccggCGGAAGAGCTGGCCGGCTACGAGGCCGAGGACGAGGCCGGGGTGCAAGGGCTgggggccccggggcggctcccgCTCCTCGGGGGCTGCAGCGACAGTTCCGGAAGCCtccgggaggaggaaggggaagatgaaGAGCCCCTGCCCAAGCCGAGG GCCCCGGGGGGCTCGGAGTCCACGCCTGTCACCACCCCGGTCCTGAGGGGCCCGTCCTCCAGGGGTCCTGATGCCGGGTGCCCGGCCGAAGACTTGGAGGAGCCTGCT CCCACCGAGAGGCCTGCCCAGCC GGCGCTGCCAACCCCCCTGGTGGTAGGAGCCGTGGCCCTCCTGGACCTCAGCCTGGCGTTCCTGTTCTCCCAGCTCCTCACCTGA